ATCTCCGGCAGTCAGCTTCCTTGCCAACATGTTTGGCTTCATTCGCCTTAACACCGTTAATGTACACCAAACCCTACAAGAAATTTCAAGAACATTCAAAGTTCATGCACTCGTTATCGATTTCTTTTGTGCTTCAGCCGTTCCAGTTTCTGAAAATCTTGGAATTCCTGTATTTTTCTTCTTCACTTCTGGTCTTGCCGCTCTTGCTGCTTATCTGCATTTCCCTACAATTCACAATCAAGTTGATAAGAGCTTTAAAGATCTTTATGATACAAAATTTCAGATTCCGGGCCTGCCGATGCTCCCTGCAAAACACATGCCCCAGCCTGTTTTGAATCGAGATGAGCCCGTTTACTACGATATAATGTATTACTCCCATTGTTTGTCTCAAAGTAGTGGGATTATAGTGAATTCATTCAATCAGCTTGAGCCCATCGCTATGAAAGCCGTAATTGACGGCTTGTGCGTCCCCGATGGGCGAACTCCCCCAATCTACAATATTGGGCCATTGATTGCTGATTCTTATAGCAAGTTCAACAATCATGGTGATCATAATCTGCAGCATTCTTGTTTATCATGGCTCGATACACAGCCGAGTCGGAGCGTtgttttcttgtgttttggCAGCATGGGAACTTTCAGTGGTGATCAAGTGAAGGAGATAGCAAAAGGATTAGAAAGAAGCGGGCACAGGTTCTTGTGGGTGGTGAGAAAACCTCGGTTGCATGAAAAGATCAAAGAATTTGGAGAGGTCGGGGAATTTAATGTCATGACAATAATGCCTGAGGGGTTTCTTGATAGTACTAAGGGAAGGGGTATGGTGGTGGAATCGTGGGCACCTCAGGTAGCGGTGCTAGAACACCCGGCTGTGGGTGGGTTCGTGACTCATTGTGGGTGGAATTCGATCCTGGAGGCGGTGATGGCCGGTGTTCCAATGGTGGCGTGGCCATTATATGCTGAGCAACACTTAAACAAGGCGGCCGTGGTGGCGGGCATGAAGATGGCGATTGCGGTGGAGCAGAGGGGAGAAGATGGATTTGTAGTTGGAGAGGAAGTGGAGAAAAGGGTGAGGGAGTTGATGGATCATTCTGAGACAAGTGTGGAGCTGAGAGAACGAAGCCATGAGATGAAACTGACGGCAATTGATTCCTTGGGAGACATGGGTTCTTCCACTGCTGCACTTGACAAATTGGTACGTGTCTGGCTTGGGAACTGACCTGCTCatcttattatatataatattgatattctgaatataattataaaatgtgGTGTTGTATTATtgctatatatttttatatggatgtttatggaagaccggtttgttttcaaaataatgtaaaatatcTTCTCAATTAATGTTAAAAAAAGatattaataatatgaaataAGTGATGATGATTACAAGGTTTTTTTGTACATTGTTGGAGTGAAAGTGTTTCACTGTATTTGCTATATAACTATTTTTAGTTAGAGGTTAAATGGCAAATTATAATTTGGTATGtgatttgagttttttttatttttttcgtttTCGGACAATTCacgattttaatatattattttcaattttttagtcTTATTTCTTTTTCTCCTTTAgtgacattaaaaaataatgatacaaCACTAAAAATTAAGGCTAATGTGCCCGATATTATGTCATTGTTATGGCGAAAAAAGAATGAAATTATATGTAACACAAATTAGATTGTATGTAACACAAATTagattaatttcttgaattaaCTGACTATGCgcccaaaaattaaaaaaaaaagtataaattacataaataaaaatataatttctgcTATATTAAATCTtgttcttaaatttaaaattttaatttttataccaTCGACCGTGTTGAGACACTTTAGCAGTGGTGTAGCATGTATATTGTGCCGATTTTTCTAACTCGATTATACACATTTGCAGACAAAacacaattatttaaaacatttaattaataatattgatatatgCACAAATTCGACAACAAATTTCAAACACAATCTCTGTGCCAGTGACTCGCCGGTTGCTTGAAATTTCACAATcacataatgataacattcagaAGTCTCGACATATTTCTTCAACAATCCTCCAAATAAAAATCTACCATTCCcatgtcaaataaattaaataaaaacaaaaggaacCTAACCGAGACCAAAACATCAAGATTTATAAGTTAAACAGATTTCGCAGTAAAATCATGCCAAGAGGGTAAATAGGAGAGGCAAAATTGAGTCTTCTGGCCATTTTTGTTCCGTCCTTAGTTAGTTTCTgtaaaaagataaatattttgGCGACTCTGCAGAAGTGGTCTTCCATCTATTGCAATGGGCAATTAACTTCCTGTAAAATAATGGCCAAACCCGAGTTCTCATTGCACATAACTAACATTAGTCACATTTGATGTTTCGGTAAATTCTCCTGACAAACAATCTAGAGCCCAGATATCCAACTGCGCCTGAAATTTCACAGCAGATAAAATAGTTATTAACAATGTATAATGCTGATAGGAAATAACTTCTAGCTGCAATGATAAAAGTAGCTCGTTCATGCCTCGGTGAAGGATGGAATAAAAGAACGAACAAACTTACCACATAGTATTCCCAACCCAAGACAGAACATCAAAGTGTATCCAAAATAAAAGCTGGTCTGGAAGAAGCCAGACATCTTAGTCTTCACGTGATAGTAATACACAGAATAGAGGTACACATAAAGAGCAGTAGAAGCAGCAGAGAAAAATGAGGTCCATTGCCAGTGATAGTTCTCCGCATTCAGCAAGAAATAAGTCCCAACAATTGTAACACAAATAGTGACGATGATCAGAATTACAAACACAAGGAGCATGAAGCCGTAGACATAATAAACCTGAAAACAACACAGCAAAGAATTACACATATGGCTCCCTTAATTACCCAGGTAGAGGATAATGCATTTAAGATCCTTGGCCAAAACTTGATTATTCATGTCAAAAGCTATAGGTTTATGACAGTTTATTCAAGAGTTAATTCTTTCAGCCACTTCCTTCGAATGGCAACATATATCAAATTGTCCGAGATTTACCAAGGAATTCACTCGCTTAAGGCCAAAACAGACCACATTCCAAATAACGTAACCTTTGAGACTGTTCGGATCACCTTATAAATTGTTTCAAACATCTTATGAGAGGGTTAATAAATTATAAGATACTCGCAAGTAAGTGATTGttaatttcttttcaaaaaaatcttatggaaataaaaaaataagctATAAGGTCTCGTTaaatcttttataaaaataaaacccAGCCAATTTGTGTTTTAagatatcataaaattttattcaagaTCACTCCAATACTTATACAGAATCCTAATTATCCTCCGAATTCTTTTCCCTCAACAATTTTCTCTTCTACTAGATTTGTTGCAGTTCCCTCTCGATTTGTGTTTCTTGAATGAATGACTTTATCCAAACATTTTTAAGTAGTAAACTATTATAGCTTTATATGATCCTTTATTCTCAAACTATAAGAACCTACCGTATCTGATTGTACTTTGTACTGTATAAATGGGGCCAAAAAGAAACAGCAAGTAAGCAAAACTCAGTCGCCTGATTCTTAAATCATTTCTGCAGATGCTTCGATgaagaaagaaacaaaaattacCTTGTAATTCCAGAAGGAAGTGAAGACAAAATACATTTCAATGAAAATGCTTCCAAACGGAAGCAGACCACCCATGAGAGAGATTACGGATGGTGTGAGATACCATTTCTTCTCAGGAATTGGACGGGGAATTGTCTTAACTCGGCAAGGATTGTTTGGAGTACCGCTCCAGTTTCTTCCAACAACAGTACCAAGAAGTGCCAATGGGAAAGAAATAAAACCCCAAATGATGAAAACAACCACAATGGTACCAAAGGGTATAGCAGCTAGCGATCCATAAAATATGGCAATAGTGTTCAAGACAAACCCAATACCAAAGCACATGAAAGGAAACAGTGATGCCGTGAGGATCATTGACTTTATCCATTTTTTACCTGAATAATCATTTAGTTTTATAACAAGTTAAAGAGGTGTGACAGTTTATAAGTGAAGGAAATTTTAAGctacaataaaaatttaaacaccATAGATGGCAGTAAAAAAGAAACATACCCCCATTTCGAGAATACATGCCACCACTCACATAACCAGCAATGAATGAGGTGAATGCATAACAGATGATAAAGGTCGTGACAATTGCTCCTCTCCTGATATACAAGACAACAGCACGTTATATCACTTGAAACAAGTCAGATTGAGTATAACAAACAAATAGAAAATGTTCTAATATCTTAGAGCAACTGACACCATGATAGTGCGAACCAAAGGAAGATGAATTTCATGtaggtaaaaaaaaaaggaaaaactaCCGACTCAGAAACGTGGGAAAACGTAAAAAGTGTTCAAGAAACAGGAACTACGAGGCAATCATCGAGGGAGTTGAAATCTATAATGAGCCTTATTAACATTttgatatatatgtaaattacTATAAATCATATAGGTAGAGAAAAAAATGTCGTAAAATTTAGGGGTGCACGTTGATGCAAAGTCATACAGAgtgaaatcaattatttaatgcCTACTGTAGACAAAATAAAGGATAATAACATCACTGACAATATAGATGTCATACATGATTTCTATTGGAcgtctaaaatttaaatttacaattttttgaTTCATTGTTTTCCTTCTTTCTGGAAAAGGTTAGGAGATTGGAGGCCCTGACAGGAGAAATTGACAGACCACCTAAACTATAACAAACTCATAGGAACAAGAATGGACCCGATAATTTGAATTTGTCGACAAAGAATTAGATCCAACTAAAAAGTTACACTCCAATAAATTGTTTGGATGTCATATCAACTATTGTGTTTGTCATATGATCTTAAAGTTTCCAACCTCAGGTCGTTGTTGAACATGATACCGACCAAAACAAGCTAGATCTACCCCTTAActcattttataaattaaaacagTAACGAGATCTAAAATCTCAATATATGTATTTGATGTACCCTATATATAACATCCCGATGATTGCCAAAATGATGACAAGAAGTACAAGTGTTGCTAATTGAGCACCAGTGCCAACAACAGCTGAGAGAAGAGCCAAATTTTGTGGAGGCCGAAATACATCACCATGGACAAGTTTCCACCCTGACTCCTCACTCACATCCCGCTCCTACACAAGATGAGTAAGATTTTAAAGGAATTTACTTTATGGTGCAACAAATTTCAGTATACTTTATGCAGACAAAAAAAAAGGTTCAGAAATAACTACCAGCGTCTCAAGATCATCATCTTCCCGAGCATATTTAGCATAATCATTGCGAAGGGTGCGCATCAATATCATTGAAACCAGACCAGTAAGGAAAATCACCAtcatgaaagaattaaaaacaGAGAACCAGTGGATCTGCAAAATGATGATTACTGGATAAGCTGACTAGGAGGAATAACATAAACTATAGGATAAACTGAATAGCTAGTATATGCTCCCCGTGTTAAATGGTATCTTTAAGGAAAGGTGATCAGACATTGTTTAATACATTATTACCAGAACAGATGAAATCACTGACAAAAGAATATAttccaataaataattaaacacctGATGCTCAAAAAAGGGATAGTCTAGATAAATGTCAAAGCGGCGTGCAAACGTTATATTGGTTGAAACCCATTTGACAGAGTAAGACATATCTAACACTCTTCCCTCTTCAAGTGGTTTAGGAACTTCTTGAGTGAGATTGACGTGAATGATCTGCAAGCACAAATATTCAATTTCAGATAGAAAATGTACTTGCACATGGAACATAAAATAATTACTGTGTAAAACAGACAAGACATCTCATTGAATCCACctgattttcattatatttgatgatgagattcttATGAGTAAATAGCACATGCTTTGTATCGCGAGTTCTATCAGGAAGCACCTCGCCGATAAAACCTACACAAATGAAGTAAAGTTTACTCACAGTATAACATAACCAACCTACTACATTTATGAAGATATATAAACGTACCCCACAATGGCAAATCATCTTATCGCCAAAGAGCCATGCGCACACACAGAAACAACAGGGGTTAGAAAGAAAGAGCAAGAgtgcaaaataataaaaaacattttgagaactgaaaatTAAAAGGAATAGAAAAATTTCCTAGCCACACTAATGTGGTATGTATCATCTCATGTACGGACTCTACAATCATGGGACACATACccataaaaaattcaaaccaGTATAAATTCTCCACAGCATCCCTGAACTGTTTAACCTTAACTGCGTCCAGTTCAATCTCACAAATTGTAGTCTTATCAACATCTTCTGCAAAAAGATATTGTAGAATGAAATGGCCATGGTTCTGGGAGATGAAAGAtcgcaacaaaaaaaaaattcagttaaAGAATATTACTCTTAAACTTTATATCAATTTGGCTATCTATAAGTTCATTCCCACCAAGAACCTCGCCAAGACCACCCCACTTGTGAGCAGCATTTTCAGATGACCGGCAAAATGGGAGGGTGTAATAATTGTAGGTTTCCTGGGGATTGTTAAATGGGCCAACCTTGTTTACCCATAGAGTGACTGGATCACCGGCTTGATACTGCATATTTTGAGATGTAAAGATTCAAAAATGCATAACGTAATCATTCTGTCTACATCACTCAATTGAGAAATTAGATTTCCTCAAAACGAAACTCATCACAAAGACATAAACTTTATGATCAAATCGGACATCATATACACACGTATGTGTTTATACATAAAATCTAGTAATTATAAGAATCAAATCCACAACAGAAAAGGCAATACAGCTAAACGTGAATCAAAACAGAAATAAAAACCAGCATAAAACTGCATGTATACGAAGCACACCAAAAGAAACCTGTTGAACGTCGGGCCGACGACTAGAGACATCTTTTTACcctaaaaagggaaaaaaaaatgaagaaaaaggaGGAAAGGAGGGAACTTTCTTCTCCCGTACATACTAGATCAAGTTCCTCTTCTCGCCATAGACATTACCAGTTGTACAAAACTTTGAAAGCCACCAACAATCAAATTCAACCAAAATCACTATAGAAGCAATAAAAAACTACACACCCTGTAACCTAAAGAACAATTGAAATAACCGCGTATGCAACCAGCAAATCAGATAAAGTTCATAAACCGACATCTTCACCTTTCCAAAAGTGGAGGAAACAAGGAATAAGAAGGAGATAATGAAGATGCAGAGTGTTCGAACGGCGTCGCACATCGCTTGAATTTCTCGGTGACACGGAGATTGCTGGATCTGAATCAGTAACGCGCGAAGGGCAAAGATCAAATTTTCTTCAACTCTCACTTCAATTTCTGGTTAGAAATTCAGATCTCAATAGGAACTGGACTGGTTTTCCCGACGAGATATAACGCTTGTATTAAACTCAATATTCTACCCTTTTTTTTGGATCTGATCAATATTCTTATTATATAcacaaatacaaaataaaattatctacTCTCTCTATACCTCggtcaatttttatttttcaaaaatattataattagtaatatatcttattagtttttaatttaatactaaaattatgatattttagttGTAGATTATATAAAAtgtactaaaatatttttttatgatgtttctattaaataaaaaggaatatttttaattaaagaacatacaaaaaaaataaataaaactataatttttatattatgattGATATGATcatctaaaaattcaaatatacttataaaataaattatattatgatattttagttGTAGATTAGATAAAAtgtactaaaatattttttatgatatttctattaaataaaaaggaatatttttaattagagaaaatattatttttagcttATAAAAAATACCATGACAACAAATTTATCTATTCCAAGCATcttgattttaataatataatacatatgATATATCTAAATATGACTATGAAAATTCAAGTCATTTAATATCACATGATTGTTTGAGGATTAACATGACGTGGAAACTaatgaaatttcaaaatatgaTATGGTAAAGGTAGAGAATAAAATAGAATtcgatatttttgaaaaaaaaaattgatgttcAACGCCTCTTGCTAGACAATTCATGATCGCATGTGAGATGTTCGCATGAACATCATGCAAGAATTTAATTCTAAAGTGAAACTCCATGAAATGTTTGTGCCAACATTTTGCTACGCTGATGATTGTACATTTAGTGAAGCCCAGAATAACATAAGTTCTTCTGTATATATCTCATCATTGTATAACATTTTATTCATACTCTTGATTGCATAATGCATAAGATCACCGTCCATTATTTAttcacaaaaatattaatgagaTTGTCTCACTGTCAATTGAGTGATACAGATATCCCACTCGACCTGAccggagaaaaaaaattttcacaaaaattcATATGAGATTGTCTAACGgatcaatttttttgtttccCGGTTTTCC
This DNA window, taken from Primulina huaijiensis isolate GDHJ02 unplaced genomic scaffold, ASM1229523v2 scaffold5913, whole genome shotgun sequence, encodes the following:
- the LOC140970435 gene encoding UDP-glycosyltransferase 88F4, yielding MQKHTKVKNMEDTIVLYPAPGSGHLISMVELGKLILSRGHFSTIHILVIAGFNDAPATAAYLRNISETYSSIILHRFPTVLNVNTSPAVSFLANMFGFIRLNTVNVHQTLQEISRTFKVHALVIDFFCASAVPVSENLGIPVFFFFTSGLAALAAYLHFPTIHNQVDKSFKDLYDTKFQIPGLPMLPAKHMPQPVLNRDEPVYYDIMYYSHCLSQSSGIIVNSFNQLEPIAMKAVIDGLCVPDGRTPPIYNIGPLIADSYSKFNNHGDHNLQHSCLSWLDTQPSRSVVFLCFGSMGTFSGDQVKEIAKGLERSGHRFLWVVRKPRLHEKIKEFGEVGEFNVMTIMPEGFLDSTKGRGMVVESWAPQVAVLEHPAVGGFVTHCGWNSILEAVMAGVPMVAWPLYAEQHLNKAAVVAGMKMAIAVEQRGEDGFVVGEEVEKRVRELMDHSETSVELRERSHEMKLTAIDSLGDMGSSTAALDKLVRVWLGN
- the LOC140970346 gene encoding transmembrane 9 superfamily member 1-like — encoded protein: MCDAVRTLCIFIISFLFLVSSTFGKYQAGDPVTLWVNKVGPFNNPQETYNYYTLPFCRSSENAAHKWGGLGEVLGGNELIDSQIDIKFKKDVDKTTICEIELDAVKVKQFRDAVENLYWFEFFMDDLPLWGFIGEVLPDRTRDTKHVLFTHKNLIIKYNENQIIHVNLTQEVPKPLEEGRVLDMSYSVKWVSTNITFARRFDIYLDYPFFEHQIHWFSVFNSFMMVIFLTGLVSMILMRTLRNDYAKYAREDDDLETLERDVSEESGWKLVHGDVFRPPQNLALLSAVVGTGAQLATLVLLVIILAIIGMLYIGRGAIVTTFIICYAFTSFIAGYVSGGMYSRNGGKKWIKSMILTASLFPFMCFGIGFVLNTIAIFYGSLAAIPFGTIVVVFIIWGFISFPLALLGTVVGRNWSGTPNNPCRVKTIPRPIPEKKWYLTPSVISLMGGLLPFGSIFIEMYFVFTSFWNYKVYYVYGFMLLVFVILIIVTICVTIVGTYFLLNAENYHWQWTSFFSAASTALYVYLYSVYYYHVKTKMSGFFQTSFYFGYTLMFCLGLGILCGAVGYLGSRLFVRRIYRNIKCD